A genomic region of Desulfosarcina ovata subsp. ovata contains the following coding sequences:
- a CDS encoding chemotaxis protein CheW: MNERFAQPEQVPVESGANRQLVGFVIGEERFGVDILTVQEIIRDVTITAIPDSPDFLEGVINLRGSIIPVIDLRKRLKLMVKPKVDGQALWIIILIVEGRITGFVVDRVTKVLNVPAASIKPPPDIVVAGLRSRYIKGVCKLDQQLLILLDFNRVLMADEIKKLKSMKRAKLPLEA; the protein is encoded by the coding sequence ATGAATGAACGTTTTGCGCAGCCTGAACAAGTGCCCGTTGAGAGCGGAGCCAACCGGCAGCTCGTTGGTTTCGTTATCGGCGAGGAACGCTTCGGTGTGGATATTCTCACCGTTCAGGAAATTATTCGTGACGTCACCATCACAGCCATACCGGATTCACCGGATTTCCTGGAAGGGGTCATCAATCTCCGGGGCAGCATCATCCCGGTAATCGATTTGCGCAAACGGCTTAAGCTGATGGTCAAGCCCAAGGTCGATGGCCAGGCGTTGTGGATTATTATCCTCATTGTCGAAGGTCGAATCACCGGGTTTGTGGTGGACCGGGTGACCAAGGTGTTGAACGTGCCTGCCGCAAGCATCAAACCACCGCCCGACATCGTCGTGGCCGGCCTGAGAAGCCGATATATCAAAGGGGTTTGCAAATTGGATCAGCAACTCTTGATTCTTCTGGATTTCAATCGTGTGCTGATGGCGGATGAGATCAAGAAACTGAAATCGATGAAACGGGCGAAATTACCGCTGGAGGCATAG
- a CDS encoding methyl-accepting chemotaxis protein, whose amino-acid sequence MFQKFRNLKLRTKLLLSICSVAWIAFAVTIAYIGFHARNIAEEEAFDKARESAYRYANLIQAQLGGAMDTAHTIAQAFEGMKQQGVPPRDMMDGVLKQVLQDNPGFLAVWTCWEPNALDGKDSDFSDAFGHDASGRYIPYWNRLTGDIDVEPLENYTVAGKGDYYLDALQSGRDVVANPVSFKRGDATELKTILSVPVRFAGKIVAAVGIDIPLASFTSVVEQIKIFNSGYGFLVANDATLAVHGTDSSIVGQPMNAYGFSQTVIDSVKEGREANFFSVSKVTGQRTDYIFVPIQIGDAENQWSMGVNIPMYEVLERPRQVLYATLIVGNISLLGLLAVVYLISGGISRPVVEIAGVVNKVATDRDLTLQVPVTSGDEVGMMAKEFNNMIVELRDSLKVADVSATEVDSFSAEVSKRATANRERAAEEERQMGIIQETVTQMGGTAGEVAQFSHSQRDAANLSYRRVENLIEGMRQMGQSSSEQIQEANIASERVNVMGETGAMVVATAGRQGEQVVKVTQAVGQIDTIVAEMTQAAGRATQHGQEVLAAAREGAGSVKETVLGMQAIAESSDKITDIISVITDIAEQTNLLALNAAIEAARAGVHGKGFAVVADEVGKLAQRSSEAAKEIGQLIKESSSRVQEGTRLTARSEEALEKIAKGGEINREAIDHISEMTQTLNQQTRDVASLMEGLNALAEEIAGMAGRQGERRQAAQTALEALTAKSKTISDLVKKAEKGAEDVGAEMRSVVERSEEMRKLTDLQATRSKTLVEIAHASAEQATQTAAGAGEVVGITDELRQLSLKLTRQIAIFRIDAEKAG is encoded by the coding sequence ATGTTTCAAAAGTTTCGTAACCTTAAGCTGAGAACAAAACTGTTGCTTTCCATTTGTTCGGTCGCCTGGATCGCCTTTGCGGTGACCATTGCCTACATTGGTTTCCATGCGAGAAATATCGCCGAGGAAGAAGCCTTCGACAAAGCGCGTGAGTCGGCCTATCGCTATGCCAACCTGATTCAGGCGCAATTGGGCGGTGCCATGGATACGGCCCATACCATCGCCCAGGCGTTCGAGGGAATGAAACAGCAGGGCGTGCCACCCCGGGATATGATGGATGGCGTCCTCAAGCAGGTTCTTCAGGACAACCCCGGATTCCTCGCCGTATGGACCTGCTGGGAACCCAATGCCCTTGACGGCAAGGATTCCGACTTTTCGGATGCCTTTGGCCACGATGCCAGCGGGCGCTATATCCCTTACTGGAACCGGTTGACCGGTGATATCGACGTCGAACCGTTGGAGAACTATACGGTTGCCGGTAAGGGCGATTACTATCTGGACGCGTTGCAATCCGGTCGGGACGTGGTTGCCAACCCGGTTTCGTTTAAAAGAGGGGACGCGACCGAACTGAAAACAATCTTGTCCGTTCCGGTCCGTTTTGCCGGTAAGATCGTTGCCGCTGTCGGGATCGACATTCCGCTTGCCTCATTTACGTCCGTTGTTGAGCAGATAAAAATTTTCAATAGTGGCTATGGGTTTTTGGTCGCCAATGACGCCACCCTTGCTGTCCATGGAACCGATTCCAGCATTGTCGGCCAGCCCATGAATGCATACGGGTTCAGCCAAACGGTCATCGACAGCGTCAAGGAAGGGCGTGAAGCCAACTTTTTCTCGGTATCAAAAGTCACCGGGCAGAGAACCGATTATATCTTCGTTCCCATCCAAATCGGCGACGCGGAAAACCAGTGGAGCATGGGGGTAAACATTCCCATGTATGAGGTGCTCGAGCGGCCCCGCCAGGTACTTTACGCCACCCTTATCGTTGGTAACATTTCTTTGCTGGGGCTCTTGGCCGTCGTCTATCTGATTTCCGGTGGAATCTCTCGCCCGGTCGTCGAGATTGCCGGCGTCGTCAACAAGGTCGCCACCGACCGTGATTTGACGCTTCAGGTGCCGGTCACCAGCGGTGATGAGGTCGGAATGATGGCCAAGGAATTCAATAACATGATTGTCGAGCTTCGGGATTCCCTGAAGGTTGCGGATGTTTCTGCGACGGAAGTCGATAGCTTCTCTGCGGAGGTGTCCAAGCGGGCAACGGCCAATAGGGAACGTGCCGCCGAGGAAGAACGTCAGATGGGCATCATCCAGGAAACCGTTACCCAGATGGGCGGGACCGCCGGTGAAGTGGCCCAGTTTTCCCACTCCCAGCGGGACGCCGCCAACCTCTCCTACCGGCGGGTCGAGAACCTGATTGAGGGTATGCGCCAGATGGGGCAGTCCTCTTCGGAACAGATTCAGGAAGCCAATATCGCCAGTGAACGTGTGAATGTGATGGGGGAAACCGGTGCCATGGTTGTGGCCACGGCAGGGCGCCAGGGCGAGCAGGTGGTAAAGGTCACCCAGGCCGTCGGGCAGATCGATACCATTGTGGCGGAGATGACCCAGGCGGCCGGTCGGGCCACCCAGCATGGCCAGGAGGTTTTGGCGGCCGCCCGGGAAGGTGCCGGTTCGGTAAAGGAAACCGTTCTGGGTATGCAGGCCATTGCCGAATCGTCAGACAAAATTACCGATATTATTTCGGTCATCACCGATATTGCCGAACAGACCAACCTTTTGGCACTCAACGCCGCCATTGAGGCTGCCCGTGCCGGTGTTCATGGAAAGGGGTTTGCCGTTGTCGCCGACGAAGTCGGCAAATTGGCCCAGCGTTCATCCGAAGCGGCCAAAGAGATCGGTCAACTGATCAAGGAGTCGAGCAGCCGTGTCCAGGAGGGAACCCGGTTGACCGCGCGTTCGGAAGAGGCCCTGGAAAAAATCGCCAAGGGGGGGGAGATTAACCGCGAGGCCATTGATCATATTTCCGAGATGACCCAAACCTTGAACCAGCAGACGCGGGATGTGGCAAGCCTGATGGAGGGTCTAAATGCCCTGGCCGAGGAGATTGCGGGGATGGCCGGTCGGCAGGGAGAACGTCGTCAAGCCGCCCAGACAGCGCTTGAAGCGCTGACTGCCAAATCAAAAACAATTTCCGATCTGGTTAAAAAGGCTGAAAAAGGGGCCGAGGATGTGGGTGCCGAAATGCGCAGCGTGGTTGAGCGAAGTGAGGAGATGAGAAAACTCACCGACCTTCAGGCAACGCGCTCAAAGACCCTCGTTGAAATCGCCCATGCATCGGCGGAGCAGGCAACCCAGACGGCTGCCGGTGCTGGTGAGGTCGTGGGCATTACCGATGAATTGCGGCAGCTTTCCTTGAAGCTGACCCGGCAGATTGCCATTTTCCGGATTGATGCAGAGAAGGCCGGCTAA
- a CDS encoding response regulator, which translates to MGKTVLVVDDSSIMRKMIKQTLSSAGHTIVGEAKSGDDAIAQYAALKPDIVTMDITMRGMDGIAAAKMILEQDAGARIIILSNLDEDKFSHEAEQIGAKGYLNKHKTEAILELISQL; encoded by the coding sequence ATGGGAAAAACGGTCTTGGTGGTGGATGATTCCTCCATTATGCGCAAAATGATCAAGCAGACACTCAGCTCTGCCGGACACACCATTGTCGGGGAGGCCAAGAGCGGTGACGATGCCATTGCCCAGTACGCGGCATTGAAGCCGGATATCGTCACCATGGACATTACCATGCGCGGCATGGACGGTATTGCCGCCGCCAAAATGATCCTGGAACAGGATGCCGGTGCGCGCATCATTATCCTCTCCAACCTGGATGAGGATAAATTCAGCCATGAAGCCGAGCAGATCGGTGCCAAAGGATACCTTAACAAGCATAAAACCGAAGCGATTCTGGAGCTTATTTCCCAGTTGTGA
- a CDS encoding chemotaxis protein CheB, producing the protein MIIFCEECGARNDLNGDALSDGRHTFACRQCSEMLMISRPTLDGGLNAFAGMVPGESEAPETGSPISILIVDDSTVLRKIVKEIFAADHQLKVVGEAENGLKALELIPQLRPDVVTLDVNMPVMDGLSTIKHIMIKCPTPVVMFSTLTGQGSQATFEALRYGAVDFLQKPSSLLKEDLKSQHELIVSRVKNAARAGVDTIRYLRLAQQNDPSPSVNGTPCRHVFAIGSTYGSYGALLGLIPKLNPALPAAYLSVLYATPTHVEAFARYLDAHSPMTVSRATDGQAIRSGTCYLVSVFETVTLQDGPEHLSIRLRQNASMDPEHATDHLMTSMAGTLKDRAAGVLLSGIGDDGVRGSGRIMEAGGCVILQDPNTCLCSDITASAVKRYGLPTVLPGARMAQAIHSRCQEMCE; encoded by the coding sequence ATGATCATTTTTTGTGAAGAGTGCGGAGCCCGGAATGATTTGAACGGAGATGCCTTGAGCGATGGCCGGCATACATTTGCTTGCCGTCAATGCAGCGAAATGCTCATGATTTCCAGGCCGACTTTGGATGGCGGACTCAATGCATTTGCCGGAATGGTGCCCGGGGAAAGCGAAGCCCCTGAGACCGGTTCGCCGATTTCCATTCTGATTGTCGATGATTCAACGGTGTTGCGAAAGATTGTCAAAGAAATTTTTGCCGCCGATCATCAGTTGAAAGTCGTGGGAGAGGCGGAGAATGGATTGAAGGCGCTTGAGCTGATACCGCAGCTCAGGCCGGATGTGGTCACCCTTGATGTCAATATGCCCGTGATGGACGGGCTGAGCACCATCAAACACATTATGATCAAGTGCCCCACGCCGGTGGTCATGTTCAGTACACTTACCGGGCAGGGATCCCAAGCGACTTTTGAAGCCTTGCGGTATGGCGCGGTTGATTTCCTCCAAAAGCCATCCAGTCTGCTGAAGGAGGATTTGAAAAGCCAACATGAATTGATTGTCAGCCGGGTAAAAAATGCCGCCCGTGCCGGCGTCGATACCATCCGTTACCTTCGGCTGGCCCAACAAAACGACCCGTCACCATCAGTTAACGGGACACCCTGTCGGCATGTGTTTGCCATTGGCAGCACCTACGGCAGTTATGGGGCGCTGCTGGGACTGATTCCCAAACTCAACCCGGCCCTTCCGGCGGCCTACCTTTCCGTTTTGTACGCAACGCCCACGCATGTGGAGGCGTTTGCCCGGTATCTTGACGCCCACAGCCCCATGACCGTCAGCCGTGCCACGGATGGACAGGCCATTCGGTCCGGGACTTGTTATCTGGTTTCCGTTTTTGAAACGGTCACCCTTCAGGACGGTCCGGAGCATTTGAGCATTCGGTTGCGGCAAAACGCGTCAATGGATCCGGAACATGCCACGGATCACCTGATGACATCCATGGCCGGCACGCTAAAGGACCGGGCCGCAGGGGTATTGCTCTCCGGAATCGGTGACGATGGGGTCAGGGGCAGCGGCCGGATCATGGAGGCCGGCGGGTGTGTCATCCTGCAGGATCCGAACACCTGCCTTTGCAGCGACATCACCGCATCGGCTGTCAAACGCTATGGTCTGCCAACCGTACTTCCCGGTGCAAGGATGGCCCAAGCCATCCATTCGCGTTGCCAGGAAATGTGTGAATAA
- a CDS encoding dimethylarginine dimethylaminohydrolase family protein, whose amino-acid sequence MVFTQAITRRPGPDMAAGITTADLGLPDLEAAQIQFDAYVKTLSDCGMSVIVLDPLKGQPDAHFVEDTAVITPEVAVMTHPGASARQGEVDSVEQVLADFRKTIRIQAPGTIDGGDVLMMGNHFLIGLSDRTNPEGARQLGEIVAAYGYTWTTVTVAAGLHFKSSVNAVGEKTVLTTTTFADHPALAGLRRIIVSAAEAYAGNTLLINGHLIMPAGFPDTRHKLESLQMPVVELDTSEFRKMDGGLTCLSLRF is encoded by the coding sequence ATGGTTTTTACCCAAGCCATTACCAGACGGCCAGGCCCGGACATGGCTGCCGGAATCACCACAGCGGACCTGGGCCTTCCCGACCTTGAAGCGGCGCAGATCCAGTTCGACGCCTATGTAAAAACGCTGAGCGACTGCGGTATGTCGGTCATCGTACTCGATCCCCTCAAGGGGCAGCCGGATGCCCATTTTGTCGAAGACACGGCAGTGATCACCCCCGAGGTGGCCGTAATGACCCATCCGGGGGCGTCGGCACGTCAGGGTGAGGTGGATTCCGTTGAACAGGTCCTGGCCGATTTTCGTAAAACCATCCGTATCCAGGCGCCGGGAACCATTGACGGCGGGGATGTTCTGATGATGGGAAATCATTTTCTGATCGGTCTGTCCGACAGGACCAACCCGGAGGGTGCCCGACAGTTGGGCGAAATTGTGGCCGCCTACGGCTACACGTGGACCACGGTTACCGTGGCGGCCGGTCTGCATTTCAAGTCCAGTGTCAACGCAGTGGGTGAGAAGACGGTACTAACCACCACCACCTTTGCCGACCATCCCGCCCTGGCCGGTTTGCGGCGAATCATCGTTTCAGCAGCAGAAGCGTATGCCGGCAATACCCTGTTGATCAACGGCCATCTGATCATGCCGGCCGGTTTTCCCGACACCCGCCACAAACTGGAATCCCTGCAAATGCCGGTTGTCGAGTTAGACACCAGCGAGTTCAGAAAAATGGACGGTGGCCTGACCTGCCTGTCGCTACGGTTCTGA
- a CDS encoding DUF190 domain-containing protein, whose product MNMIQEDGQLLRIFIGEANKHDRMPLYEWIVRQARSRGMAGATVLRGIQGFGANSLIHTTKILRLSEDLPVVVEIIDSPEQIETFLQAIDHAITEGIVTVEKARVRMYRASGGKGVQNQP is encoded by the coding sequence ATGAACATGATTCAAGAGGACGGCCAACTGCTGCGGATATTCATCGGCGAAGCCAACAAACATGACCGCATGCCCCTGTACGAATGGATTGTCCGCCAGGCCCGGTCCCGCGGGATGGCGGGGGCTACCGTGCTGCGGGGTATTCAGGGGTTCGGTGCCAACAGCCTGATTCACACCACCAAGATTCTGCGCCTCTCCGAAGATTTGCCCGTGGTTGTCGAAATTATCGATTCGCCGGAGCAGATCGAGACGTTCCTGCAGGCCATCGACCATGCTATCACCGAGGGGATTGTGACCGTAGAAAAGGCGCGCGTGCGCATGTATCGCGCGAGTGGCGGGAAGGGCGTACAAAACCAACCTTAA
- the crcB gene encoding fluoride efflux transporter CrcB codes for MLKLVIIGAGGCVGAILRYLVAGMVHQLAQASAFPVGTLTVNVVGCLLIGIGGGLMESRQLFSPEWRAFLFVGGLGSFTTFSTFGLETFNLAKDGQWLSSCGNVGISLALGLVAVLAGHMLSRLI; via the coding sequence ATGTTGAAATTGGTCATCATCGGTGCCGGCGGATGTGTCGGCGCCATCCTCCGGTACCTTGTTGCCGGTATGGTCCACCAGTTGGCCCAGGCATCCGCTTTCCCGGTGGGAACCTTGACGGTCAACGTTGTCGGCTGCCTGCTGATCGGTATCGGCGGCGGGCTGATGGAGAGCCGGCAGCTTTTTTCCCCGGAATGGCGGGCGTTTCTTTTTGTTGGTGGATTGGGGAGCTTTACCACCTTTTCCACTTTCGGTCTGGAAACCTTCAACCTGGCCAAAGACGGGCAATGGCTTTCCTCTTGCGGGAATGTGGGCATCAGCCTGGCTTTGGGGTTGGTGGCCGTTCTCGCCGGCCACATGCTCTCCCGACTGATCTGA